Sequence from the Notamacropus eugenii isolate mMacEug1 chromosome 6, mMacEug1.pri_v2, whole genome shotgun sequence genome:
TCAGGTGTCATGGTGCCCTGGTGCCTTTCTTCTCCTTGGGCAAGGCTCAAGAAAGTGGGACTATTCGATCATCTTTGAAGAGAGGCCAGAGGAAGGGCTGGGCAGTGTTCATTTGttctcattctcccttctcttcaaGACCTTGACCTGATGACTGTTCTAAAATgtaactttctttctcttcccagctttgtgTCCAGGTCCCATAATGCCACAGAACAATGAAAGGCCAGCAAAGATCTCTGCTCAGCAAAAGCAGCCACTTGCCAGCCCTTTCAGAGAAGTGGGGGGCCAGGTTTGAGGGCCTTAAAAAGTTCTGCCTTTTACACGCCAGGCAGGAGACCCGGAGCACCTGGCACAGGCTGTGCCGATCCCTCCAGCGTCGGAGGAAGGCTCTTCGGCTCCAGAGGAAGCGGGCCCAGAAAACGGTCCTGGCTGCAAAAGCCCGTGCCGCCCTGGCTGCTCCCTATAGCCACCCAGTCCCTGGCACTGTGAGCCCCCACATCCGGGGGCACCTCGTTGGAAGCCTGCCAGCATCTGTTGAGAACTCCACCCAGGAATGCCAGCCAGAGGAAGAGCCCCGGAAGGCAGCAGCTGGCTTGCCAGTGGGCAGTGTGTTAGGTCAGGCCAATGGTTGCAGGCAGAGGACTGACCACCAGGATCCTGGCAGGCTCAGGACAGCCAGCAGGGAGGGCCAGGTGGAGAGCAGCCCCACCTTAGCCACCTTGAGGAACCATAAGGGAAATGGTTGTTACTGTAGCTGCTACCAAGGGCTGGACCCAAACATAATGGAGCCGGAGCAGCCGTCCCTAATTCCGGGAAGGCCCCAGCTCAGCCAGCGTAGGGGGAAAAGGATATCATTGCTTCGGGTGTATAAGAAACTGTCCATGATTAGGTTTCGGTACCGGATCCTGAGATCCCCCCGGTTTAAATTGAGAAGCAGAACATGTAAGCTTCGGAAAGGCCAGCAGCGGAGCTGGGTGCAGAAGGTCGCCAGGGACCATCGGGAGAAGCGCCAGGAAGGCTGTGAGGGGGGTACTTGTAGCTCATTCCCTCACTCAGGACCTAAtagcccctctcccctccctcaggcTCCCTTCCCAGATATGGACTGCAGCGCCTCAGGGCCCACAGCAAAGGGGAAGAACTCGAGCACACCCGGCAGCCAGGCCAGAGAAAACCCTGGGTCAGGCCCAGAGCCATGTGTTGGGGAGGCCCTCCCCAGCCAGCAGAACGGCAATGTCACCCATGGTTGGGATCCATCCCACTTCACCGGCCTGACCAGTGAGGTCCTCTCACCGGAACAACACTCCAGGGACCTTTTCATATCCGAAACTGAACCAGAAACCATAACTGTGGGGCAGGATGATCAGGCAAGGGACGTTGGGGATGACAAGCTCAAGCTGCCCCTGCCTGAGCAGGCGGCCAGTGGTAAAGTGGCCCCGGGGGAGGAACCTGCATCCACAAAGACTGTGGAGAACGTGGGGAGCCTGTGCCACATGGAGGCTAAGGCTCCACGGCCCCGAAACATCTTTAGTGCCAAGTTACTGGACCATCCGTATTGTAAAAGCCCCCTGGAGGCCCCCTCACAACCAATCGGACTCAAAGGGGGCCGGCAAGTGGGAGGTGGAAAGAGTGGTCAGAAAGCATCGTCTGTGAAGGATGAAGAGCTCTCCTCCTGCCTCTGTGGTAGGTGCACTGCCTGGCCAGCACCCATCCACCCCCATACCAAGGATACAGGGCCCTCCAGGTAGTCAGTCAGGGTTCTTAAGGTATTTCCTAGGGGTCACATCTCTCTGTCATGGATGCCcccattttctctcccctctaGTAACTTCTTGAAAAGAGACACCAAAGGCTTCTGTCCCCAAAACCCCAAATCCCTGGATGTTTGAGGGGGGCAAGCTGGGCAGCTCCCTGTCATGAGGAGGTAGATGGCCCCCCGGGGAGAGGATCTTTTGCCGCTTTGTAAGGTTATCATTAGGATGTTAGGCCTTGAACATCCTGGGTTATTTCTCTGGGTCTAGCAAAGCTTGTTTTTTCAGTCACATAATTTAGGAGCAATAGAAGGCAGGGCTGGGATTGGTGCTGTGGCCAGAGCAGGGAGAGAGCTGGGTTTAATAGAAGGAGTAACTTTCTAATAGTAGGGCAGGCACTCTGTGGAGTTCATAGTGAGCATTTAGGGAGTCCTTCCAGCAGCGCAGTGTGGTGGATACTGCAGAAATTACCTCCAGTTTACAGATGCAGACAGAGTGCCCAGAAGGAGCAGCTGACCTGAGGCTTGGGGAGCTCTGCCTCTACCCACAGTGCTCATTCCAGCCCACTAGGTAACCCAGGTTCTGGGACTGAGACACCATGAAAAGGATACATTCCTTGGCCTAGCTTGTGTCCACAGCTGCCAGACAGTATTAGAACCCCTTCTTCCTTCATGGCTCTGCCTCAGTGACAGCTTCTCTTGATCCCTCCTGGCTCCTAATGCCTTGTGGGACACAGGCTCTTTGAGAACATTTGATTCCCTTGATGGTCCCCCTTATTGGGGAATGTGTCCCAATGTCAAGATCAAGGACCAAGGGACTGAGTTTCTTTAAGGGGTCAACCTTTATTTGGATTGGTTGACATTGCTGGACCCCTTCGTCATGCTCTCCCACTCAGGTGTTGGCCAAAGACCTTGGGAGCTTCCTGTGTCCTTCCACGATGAATCAGGCAGAGAGCAAAGGTTCTCCTCATCTGGGAGGGTGGGTAAGCCCCGAATGTCTTCGGGGCAGCTGCCCTTCCCATTTTTATATCCTAGTCACAGAACCTTATAAATTCACAATTTGACATGAGTCATTTTTAAGAACACAGGACTCTTTCCCCAAAGGGGCAGAGCACAGAACTGCTCATGGTTAGGAAATGAAATGCAGTGGATGGGACTTgtggcttgtttttgtttttaactttagCTTGTTGTCACTGAGGCAACATTAGGTAATGAAAAGGGCCGAGGGTTTGGGAACATAGGATCATATGCCTGCAGTGGAAGGGAGTGCAGAGGCCTCTGCCTCTCTGAGAAGAGAAGGGATCAGGGAAGCAGAGTGCCCTAGTCTGCCTTCCAGTGAACCGGCCTCCACTGCTCTCAAGCATTTCCCGTGACTGGCAGCCTTGTCTTCATGGGCACGGCACGGCAGGAAATTCCATTCCTCGGTGCTTGGTTTCGGTTGAGTTTTTTCTCTGACAATCATTCAGATGACACTAATTGCAAATTACTTGAAATCATTTTAGACTTTGGTGCAGGAATCCTCTCTAGTGTGAAAACTGTGGCAGAGTTGGGGTGCAGACCCTGGGGAATCCACCTTCCTCTCACATCTGCTGATGGGTCTCTGGTGGTGTAGCCTTGAGGGGTGTTCCCCACAAATTGGGTGCTGAGGTTCTGTGACTGGCTTTTCTTTTCTAGCAAAGGTAAGAGACTAGCTTTCATAAAGCCCTTTTTCACGGGTCAGAGAACATTGGTCCAGGATGACATCAGTGTCACATTCTTTGGTCAACTTCAATGAAGGTGTTGCTTTCTTTTGGCTTTGAAAGTCTTTCTTATCTGTTTTTAGGATTCCTGGATGAGGTGATGAAGAAATATGGCAGCTTGGTCCCCCTTTGTGAAAAAGATGTTCTCGGAAAACTGAAAGAGGTCTTTAATGAAGACTTTTCCAATAGGTTTGTAGAGAGTGATCAATTGGAGTGTCTGGAAATCAAGTGCGCTTGTTTGTCTGTCTAACCCAGGGTTCTAGAATAATGTCCTTCATGGGGAAAGACAAGGGATAAATAACTCTGCCATCTTACTGTTTCTTCCTCAATCACCCTCTGTTTCAGAAAGCCATTTATCAATCGGGAAATTACAAACTACCGGGCCAGGCATCCCAAATCTTCTAGTTGCAACTTTCGGGTGTTCTATAACAGGCACATGCTGGACATGGACGACCTGGCGACACTGGACGGTCAGAACTGGCTGAATGACCAGGTTAGAGAAGATGGCTTTTGCAGGGTGGGGCCAGCTATCGGGTCTGAGAGTGATTGAGGACTTTGGGGTGGCTTCCAGACCTCGGTCCTCTGGCAAGAGCTTCAAGGGACCTCTGAGATGGCTGCTCCAGCCCCTTTGTTTTACTGCAGGGAAAAGGCAgtagggaggaggggaggtgACTGTCTGAGCAGGTTGCCTACTGTAGACGGGGAGGCTGCCCTCCAGGCCAGCCAGCTTGCACTCTGGCACTGCCCATCTTTGTTGCAGGCCATAACCTTTCACTGTGCAGCCACTGTGGACCACATGATATTGAGTCTGTTCTGTAGATCAGGCCATCTCAGGTGGCTCCTTAGGTAGATTGTGTCTGTGCCTCCAGGCCCGGCTCTGATGCCGGTGGCCCTGGGACCTTGGGGCAGTGGCTTCATCTCTCATTGCATCTGTCTCCccctctataaaatggtgatagaGCTCATGTGGTGGTCCTGAGCCCCTTTGTACAAGCCCTCTCTGTCAGACTTGTTAGTGTTGCTGTCTTCTCTTCTGGTCTAAGTCATTCATCAGAAGAGGCCTCAGCTCAACGGAATTCTGAATCTGCTGAGTTTAGTAGCATTTaacatttgtttggttttttcagGTAATCAATATGTATGGTGAACTGATAATGGACGCTGTTCCAGACAAGGTAAGTGAAGGCCTTTGGTAGATGAAGGCCCCTGCCCTGTACATGGAGGGGCTGCCCAAAGTTAGCTTTCTGGAGATGAACAGGGACAGAAGGATCCCTGCTGGTCAGAAGGTGGACACAGACAGCAGGGTCAGCGGGTATGGGTGTGCTGTAGAacctagaggaaggaaggagtagTGAGAATGTCATTTGAGGCCAAAAAGCAGGGAGCACAGGCCTGTTTGAGTAGGAGTCTGGCCCCAGGTGGCTGCAGTATGCAAGGAGCAAGAGGGTCAGCCAGCTGGGAAAGGCCTGGACATGTCAGCTTGTGCTTCTGAGGTATGACCCTGATGACTAGACCAGCTGACATTGGAAAGTGCTTTTCCAGACATTCTCTCTTGTGTTAAGCGTAAATAAAGGGTGGATTGAAGTTAGGGAAGAACTGGGGCAGCGGAAGCTGCTCTGGGGGGAAGTTGTGGAGCCCAGGCCGAGGCAGCCTCCCCGAGGCCTGCATGGACACAGTAGAGGGAGGGCCTCATGTTGGCAGCAGCCCCTGAGGAAaacaagagaagagagggaagcagATGAATCCAACTGCGGGTGGGTCCAAGTAGAGATATCCAGCAGCCTTTAGAAAAGGGAGCCTGGAGCTGGGGAAAGGCTGGGCTTATCAGTGTGGATTTGGGGGTCTTTGGCAGAGACCTGAGGTCTGTGAAGTCCCTAAGACACAGGAAGGAACTGACCAAGAGAAAGAGACCCAGGGCAGGGTTTGGGGCCAAGCTGGCATCTGGAAGGCGGGAAGCTTatacagcggatagagcaccagtgagtTCAGATTCAACTTCAAGACACTCActgtctgtgtaaccctgggcaagtcgcttcacccagtttgcctcagtttccccatctgtcaaatgagctggaggaggaaatggcaaatagttCATcaactgccaagaaaaccccaaaggggatccTAGAGAGTTAGGCACAGCTGAAACACTTCTGGAGGGGTTGTACAGCGTGATAGTGCCCTGGTGTGTGAGGGATAGATGGAAGCCCTTCTGTAGCACCTTAGGTGCACAGGAGAAAGAGCCAGGAATGCTCATCCCTGGTTGAGAGCTCGAGGCTGGGGGTGCCCCTTCAACGTGTCTGCCCCTCGCCTTTGGTCTTTCTAGGTCCACTTCTTCAACAGCTTTTTCCATAGACAGCTGGTAACCAAAGGATACAATGGAGTAAAAAGATGGACTAAAAAGGTAAGAGGCAGGATCCTTTTTGTTCCCAAGGACTTGGGTTCGGGGCGGGAGCACTTCTGGGGGCTGTTGGGCTGCTCAGCCCTTCTCCTCATAGGACTGAGTCAGTGCAGCAAGGCCAGCTTCAGGGCAAGCCCCTGGAGAACATGAGGCTTATCAAGAGACAAGTCATTCAGGTTCCCTGCAATGAAGACATTCTGTGAAGCAGGATGTCAGGGGACATCAGATCATGTGCAGGGTGGGTTGGAGCAGGTGGAAGAGATAGAGAGGGTCAACAGTCAGAccacaagcattgattaagcacttgctgtatgccaggctttgtgctaaggaCTGGACATAAAGAGGAAAGCCAGAGATACTTTCTGCTGCCAGGAGCTCCTGGTCTAATGGAGAGACAATAGGCAAATAACCATACAAAGAAGCCTGATGCAGGGTGCATTGGTGAGATTCCCCACAGGGAAGGTGCCGGCATtaagggggatggggaaagacttcttgtagaaggtaggatcaGAGACTAGCCAGGAGgtacagatgaggagggagaacaccTCAGACCTGGGGCCCAGCTGGGGCCAATGCCCATGCTGAGAGATAGAGCATCTTGTTCCAGGAACAGCAAAGAA
This genomic interval carries:
- the SENP5 gene encoding sentrin-specific protease 5 isoform X3; translation: MKGQQRSLLSKSSHLPALSEKWGARFEGLKKFCLLHARQETRSTWHRLCRSLQRRRKALRLQRKRAQKTVLAAKARAALAAPYSHPVPGTVSPHIRGHLVGSLPASVENSTQECQPEEEPRKAAAGLPVGSVLGQANGCRQRTDHQDPGRLRTASREGQVESSPTLATLRNHKGNGCYCSCYQGLDPNIMEPEQPSLIPGRPQLSQRRGKRISLLRVYKKLSMIRFRYRILRSPRFKLRSRTCKLRKGQQRSWVQKVARDHREKRQEGCEGGTCSSFPHSGPNSPSPLPQAPFPDMDCSASGPTAKGKNSSTPGSQARENPGSGPEPCVGEALPSQQNGNVTHGWDPSHFTGLTSEVLSPEQHSRDLFISETEPETITVGQDDQARDVGDDKLKLPLPEQAASGKVAPGEEPASTKTVENVGSLCHMEAKAPRPRNIFSAKLLDHPYCKSPLEAPSQPIGLKGGRQVGGGKSGQKASSVKDEELSSCLCGFLDEVMKKYGSLVPLCEKDVLGKLKEVFNEDFSNRKPFINREITNYRARHPKSSSCNFRVFYNRHMLDMDDLATLDGQNWLNDQVINMYGELIMDAVPDKVHFFNSFFHRQLVTKGYNGVKRWTKKVDLFKKSLLLIPIHLEVHWSLITVTLSNRIISFYDSQGIHFKFCVENIRKYLLTEAREKNRPEFLQGWQTAVTKCIPQQKNDSDCGVFVLQP
- the SENP5 gene encoding sentrin-specific protease 5 isoform X2; its protein translation is MKGQQRSLLSKSSHLPALSEKWGARFEGLKKFCLLHARQETRSTWHRLCRSLQRRRKALRLQRKRAQKTVLAAKARAALAAPYSHPVPGTVSPHIRGHLVGSLPASVENSTQECQPEEEPRKAAAGLPVGSVLGQANGCRQRTDHQDPGRLRTASREGQVESSPTLATLRNHKGNGCYCSCYQGLDPNIMEPEQPSLIPGRPQLSQRRGKRISLLRVYKKLSMIRFRYRILRSPRFKLRSRTCKLRKGQQRSWVQKVARDHREKRQEGCEGGTCSSFPHSGPNSPSPLPQAPFPDMDCSASGPTAKGKNSSTPGSQARENPGSGPEPCVGEALPSQQNGNVTHGWDPSHFTGLTSEVLSPEQHSRDLFISETEPETITVGQDDQARDVGDDKLKLPLPEQAASGKVAPGEEPASTKTVENVGSLCHMEAKAPRPRNIFSAKLLDHPYCKSPLEAPSQPIGLKGGRQVGGGKSGQKASSVKDEELSSCLCGFLDEVMKKYGSLVPLCEKDVLGKLKEVFNEDFSNRKPFINREITNYRARHPKSSSCNFRVFYNRHMLDMDDLATLDGQNWLNDQVINMYGELIMDAVPDKVHFFNSFFHRQLVTKGYNGVKRWTKKVDLFKKSLLLIPIHLEVHWSLITVTLSNRIISFYDSQGIHFKFCVENIRKYLLTEAREKNRPEFLQGWQTAVTKCIPQQKNDSDCGVFVLQYCKCLAFERPFQFSQEDMPRVRRRIYKELCERRLLD
- the SENP5 gene encoding sentrin-specific protease 5 isoform X1, producing the protein MKGQQRSLLSKSSHLPALSEKWGARFEGLKKFCLLHARQETRSTWHRLCRSLQRRRKALRLQRKRAQKTVLAAKARAALAAPYSHPVPGTVSPHIRGHLVGSLPASVENSTQECQPEEEPRKAAAGLPVGSVLGQANGCRQRTDHQDPGRLRTASREGQVESSPTLATLRNHKGNGCYCSCYQGLDPNIMEPEQPSLIPGRPQLSQRRGKRISLLRVYKKLSMIRFRYRILRSPRFKLRSRTCKLRKGQQRSWVQKVARDHREKRQEGCEGGTCSSFPHSGPNSPSPLPQAPFPDMDCSASGPTAKGKNSSTPGSQARENPGSGPEPCVGEALPSQQNGNVTHGWDPSHFTGLTSEVLSPEQHSRDLFISETEPETITVGQDDQARDVGDDKLKLPLPEQAASGKVAPGEEPASTKTVENVGSLCHMEAKAPRPRNIFSAKLLDHPYCKSPLEAPSQPIGLKGGRQVGGGKSGQKASSVKDEELSSCLCGFLDEVMKKYGSLVPLCEKDVLGKLKEVFNEDFSNRKPFINREITNYRARHPKSSSCNFRVFYNRHMLDMDDLATLDGQNWLNDQVINMYGELIMDAVPDKVHFFNSFFHRQLVTKGYNGVKRWTKKVDLFKKSLLLIPIHLEVHWSLITVTLSNRIISFYDSQGIHFKFCVENIRKYLLTEAREKNRPEFLQGWQTAVTKCIPQQKNDSDCGVFVLQTSLVTSQPLGSSEGVNVPPAQACAQGSRGNVFVVPDARIQTDSCAVGAVGMKSAMFQGKL